One Nocardia huaxiensis genomic window, AGAACAGGAACGACTCCAGCAGCGTGGAGGCCACCTTGCGCTTGAGCGGGTCCTGGCCGTTGTAGTACTCGAGCACGATCTCGGCCTTGCGCTGCAGGTTCCGGTTCTCCTCGGACCAGCGGAAGGCCTCGTCGATCTCACGGCTCGAGCACAGCGTGGAGAAGATCTGGCTGTAGCTCTTGGCGTGCACCGACTCCATGAACGCGATGTTGGTGAGCACCGCTTCCTCGTGCGGGGTCAGCGCGTCGGGGATGAGGCTGACCGCTCCGACGGTGCCCTGGATGGTGTCCAGCAGCGTGAGGCCGGTGAAAACCCGCATGGTCAGCTGCTTTTCGCTGGGGGTCAGCGTGCCCCAGGACGGGATGTCATTGGAGACCGGGACCTTCTCCGGCAACCAGAAGTTGCCGGTGAGCCGATCCCAGACCTCGGCATCCTTGTCGTCCTGCACGCGGTTCCAGTTGATCGCCGACACCCGGTCAATCACCTTAGTTACACGCATGGTCGTGTGGTCCACGGTCATCCTCTCGGCTCACCCCATCCTCGTGCCCAGAACACTACTACTGGTAGGCAACATCCTCGTGCAGGCCAACATGTTGTGTCCTCGCCGTGTGCAGGGAGAATGCCGGAAATCGTGCCGCCCGGCACCCCGCACGCAGGAAAAGTACAGCCATGGAATTTGTCACAGCAGAGCGGGGCGGTGGATCACACCGCCCCGCTCCGGTTTGCCGCAGGAATGCTGTCAGATGCCGAGGACCAGCTTCGCGGTCATGAAGTAGATGATCAGGCCGGTCGCGTCGACCAGGGTGGTCACCATCGGGGCCGAGATGACCGCCGGGTCGATGCGCAGCTTCTTCGCCAACAGCGGCATGGTGCCGCCGATGGTGGCCGCCCAGCCGCAGATCAGCACCAGCGTGATCGCCACCACCACAGCGATTTTCGCGCCCACGAAGACCGCGCCGATCACCATGCCGACGGCCGCCAGCATGGTGCCCAGCAGCAGGCCCACCCGGCATTCGCGCCACACCACCTTGAACAGGTCCGACACCCGGACCTCGCCGACCGCCAGCGCGCGCACGCACGATGTCGCCGCCTGCGCACCGGCATTGCCGCCCGCGCCGATCAGCAGCGGGATGAACAGGGCCAGATGCGCGGCCTGCTCGAGGGTGGGTTCGAAGAAGTCGGTGACGGTGACCGTCAGCGTGGCCGCGACCAGCAGCAGGGTCAGCCACATGGCGCGGTAGCGGGCCAGCTGGAACACGCCCGCCGCCATGTAGTGACCCGACCACGGCGTCGTACCCGCCTGGCGCGCAACGTCTTCCGAGTCGGCGGCCTCGATGACCTCGACCGCGTCGTCGATGGTGAGCAGGCCGACCAGACGGTCCTCGCTGTCCACCACCGGCAGGTTGATCAGGTTGGCGCCCTGCATGAGTCGCGCCGCCTTCTCCGCGGAATCGGTGGCGCGCACGAAGGTCGGCTCGGACTCCACCAGGTCGGCGATCATGGCGTCCGGGGAGCTCAGCACCAGATCCCGCAACTCCACCACGCCGATGAGGCGACGGCCGGCGTCGACCACCGGCAGCGTGTACACGGTCTCGGCGTTCGCGCCCTTGGTGCGCACCATCTGCAGCGCCTGCGCGACCGGCAGATTACGCGGCAGTGCAACAACTTCCGGCGTCATGTACAGGCCGAC contains:
- the mgtE gene encoding magnesium transporter — its product is MTQTDLPVVSTLPVATATLDPAPARDSLGAQGDSLRDIADCHHLAATMEWLDNHPPHVIADQLARMDAVSAGMAFRLLDKDRALDVFEELEPVDQQQILHGLRDQSFRELVEGMDPDDRARMLREAPAKVAKKVLAGLSPRERRMTAALLGYPEGSVGLYMTPEVVALPRNLPVAQALQMVRTKGANAETVYTLPVVDAGRRLIGVVELRDLVLSSPDAMIADLVESEPTFVRATDSAEKAARLMQGANLINLPVVDSEDRLVGLLTIDDAVEVIEAADSEDVARQAGTTPWSGHYMAAGVFQLARYRAMWLTLLLVAATLTVTVTDFFEPTLEQAAHLALFIPLLIGAGGNAGAQAATSCVRALAVGEVRVSDLFKVVWRECRVGLLLGTMLAAVGMVIGAVFVGAKIAVVVAITLVLICGWAATIGGTMPLLAKKLRIDPAVISAPMVTTLVDATGLIIYFMTAKLVLGI
- the nrdF gene encoding class 1b ribonucleoside-diphosphate reductase subunit beta gives rise to the protein MRVTKVIDRVSAINWNRVQDDKDAEVWDRLTGNFWLPEKVPVSNDIPSWGTLTPSEKQLTMRVFTGLTLLDTIQGTVGAVSLIPDALTPHEEAVLTNIAFMESVHAKSYSQIFSTLCSSREIDEAFRWSEENRNLQRKAEIVLEYYNGQDPLKRKVASTLLESFLFYSGFYLPMHWSSRAKLTNTADMIRLIIRDEAVHGYYIGYKYQKGLELVSEAEREELKSYTFELLFELYENEVEYTQDLYDEVGLTEDVKKFLRYNANKALMNLGYEGLFPKDECEVNPAILSALSPNADENHDFFSGSGSSYVIGKAVNTEDEDWEF